The genomic window GTCATCGGTTTGAGATTCGGCCAATTGATTGTTTTGATAATACTTCCGAAACTCCCGCACGTTGGCGGTCACGATCGCAGTATTGGGGTCACTGGCATTCATTTCCACATTTTCGATCTGCACCGCATGCTCATATTCCACATGGGCCGCATCCCGCTGGGCGGCGGCGGCTTCCCGCTGCCACTCACTTAACTTCGGATCAACCAGCACTTGGCTAAGCTGGTCAGCAGCATAGCCAGGCCCCATCGCAGCTCGCTTGGCTGTGAACCACAATTCCAGCAGTTGTTTGGCGGTTTCTGGGGTCAGGTCGCCTTGGACGATGCCAGCAGTTGGACTGGGAGCTGCCGCGATCGACACACTGGGGGTTGGAGAGGGTGGCGCTTGTACCGTTTGTCGGGATAAACGACTCACCAAGAACCCCAACAGACCCACCCCCACTAACCCGATCGCCCAAGGCAACCAAGCTGGAATGCGTTTTTTCCGAGGTTTGGGCTTGCCGATACGACGGGGTTGTCCACCTTCTCCATGAACAGGGACTTCCCGTTTGGCGCGGGGTGGGCGTGGCCCAGACCCTCCACCAGTCGCGGCTGGTCGCTCATCCGGATGCGCAGATGTTCGAGGGCGTACCAAGGCGGTTCCACCGGCTGCCATCCCCGCGATCGCCAAGTCCGAACTACCGATTAACGACTCTTCCTCAGTTTCGAACGACGATCGACCCACCAGACCCGCCGCTGCCCCAGTGCCTACCCCGTTGTGCCCAGGATCCACTGGGGGATGGAGTCGAGCATTGGGTAACGGCTGCGATCGGGTGGGAACCATGGCAGATGGTGCAGGCGAATGGCCCGCCGCCGGTGCTTTTGCATTCCAGAGCGGTGCAGGTGCATTGAGGGACTCCCCTTCCGTGGGTAATTCTTCCAAATAGCCCTGCACTTGTCCGTCGGCAAAGTAATCCTTGAGGGAAACTCGCCGAGTGACTAAATCCCGAAAGTGGGGAAAGACTTCTTCCTGTAACCAGCGTTCTGCGTAGAGACAGAGCCCCGGTAACAAATCCGGTGCCCCTTGGGATTGCTCCCGGATGAAGGCTAACGGTTCATGTTCTTGACTGAGTTCCAGCACGCGGCTGGCCTCCTCTGTTTGCCCCAATAGGAGAGCACAGACGGCCTGCTCTAAATGCACATCCTGTCGCCCACCGAGCTTCATCAGCATATGCTTAGCCCGCCGAATCAACGCAGGTTGATGCTCTGCAAATCCGCGAGCCAGCAAGGCATACACTGCCAGGTAAGTCGCCACGGCGGAGGGGCGTTTGGCTTCTTCTTCAAAGAGTACCTGCTGTTCTTCGGCGGTCAGGTAGTCCCGTAACTGCTGCACAAACCGCAAAAAGTCATCAATACTAAGACCGGATTGATCATCCCCGTTTCCATCAATGCCGTTGCGCTCCCGCAACATATCCTGGAGCAGGGTAATCCCTTTCTTGCGATCGAGATGATTCTCATTGGGCTGCGATAAAAGTTCCAGAATGCGGTAGGGACGGAGTCGGAGCAGGTCGGATTGGATCTCGCCGCGCACACCTGCAAATAGCCCCTCCCGCAGGAGCAATTCCTGTCCCGTTTCTAGGGCTTCAGCCGCAGTTTCGTACTGCCCCTGTTGCCACTGTTCCCGCCCGAGTTCCAGGCAAGCCAGGGCGATCGTCAGCACAATATCGGCTAGGGCTACCTTAGGGTCACCAAATTGACCGGTTTTGAGGCTCGCATTACCGCTACTGAGGTAAGGCCGCCCCACTTTAAGAACCAGTTCGTACTCTCCTAGCTCTTGCAAAATCAAGAGCGCCCCGATCAAATGCTTTTCCGCAATGTCAATGTGGGGGGTGTGGGTTTCGCTGGCGGTCTCTGGACGGTGAACCGCAGCGCCTTCACTGATTTCTTCAACGGTCAGATTCAAGTCTGGATCGTAGGCAGTAGTGAGAAACCGGGCATCATAGGCTTGACGCTGGGCCGGATTGGAAAGCACTGCGTACCCTTCATCCAACAGCGCCCGTCGGGCCTCAACGGCTGTTTCTGAATATTCTCGCCGAGGCAGCTGGAGCGTGCGATCGTGGTGCGCCTGCTTCAACTGTTCAGCGGGAGCTTGGATGGGTAAACCAAGAATCCGATAATAATCGAGCGGAATACGCACGTTGACTTTCCCCAGCATTAACCAATGAGAGTGAATTATACCTAGGCGAGGATTCTACCCTGCAACTTTTACCTTGCAGCTTTCATATTGCAACTTTTACCTTGCAACAATACCGCAACAGAGACGTATCACAGCATACCTAAAGACCTACAGGAAATTACGATCGCGAAACTGCTTTCGAAAACCGAATTTCTGAATGATAGGGACTTGATACGGACTGTTGATGTGGACTGTGTAACCGCCGCCCAAGCCAAAAACAGATTAGAGCCATCATACTATTGTGGATGGCGGTTCTGCCGTTTACTCTAAATATCAGCCTCTCCCGTCATGTTCTAGGCAGAACCTAACGAACAGGGCATCGTCTCATCGGATATCTCAGCAATCTACACCTGACCCAAGAATCACCCTGATCACTCGGTGATTTACCGGGTAGGCTGTTATTCAGGATACTCAATTTCTGAAGTGATCAACCAACAATTCCCTAGGCATTGGAGTTACATCCTTGGTTGGGGTTCCCGGATGGGGGTACACGACTCACCGTAGATTGTCTTCTGCGTGCCTGGAGCTTTTGAGTATCTGGAGCTTCTGAGTCTTCTGCGCGTCTGGAGCTTACGTATCTGGAGCTTATAGGTATCTGGAGCTTATAAGTATCTGGTTAACGTTGAGTTGCCCCCGAAGCCAGTGTATCCTGTTTGATCTTAAGCAACTCTGAACGGTATTTTAATTAAGTTACAGCGTGATAGGTCTTGCAGCGAGGATTAAACACACCCATGGTTCAAGATAGAGCATTACCGACAATCCCCACAACACCCGCTACCGTCACCCGCGAAGAAGGGCTGATGCTCTACGAAGACATGGTTCTTGGCCGCACCTTTGAAGACAAATGTGCAGAAATGTACTATCGCGGCAAAATGTTTGGCTTCGTTCACCTTTATAACGGGCAAGAAGCGGTTTCCACCGGTGTGATTCGGGCGATGCGTCCGGGCGAAGATTATGTGTGCAGTACCTATCGGGATCACGTCCATGCCCTGAGCTGCGGGGTTCCCGCGCGGGAAGTCATGGCTGAATTGTTTGGTAAGGCAACGGGTTGCAGCAAGGGGCGTGGCGGTTCCATGCACTTGTTCTCAGCCCAGCATCGGTTGCTCGGTGGTTTTGCCTTCATCGGAGAAGGCATTCCGGTGGCCACGGGGGCCGCGTTCCAGTCCAAGTATCGCCGGGAAGTCATGGGCGATGCGTCAGCTGATCAAGTGACGGCCTGCTTCTTTGGAGATGGCACCAGCAACAATGGTCAGTTCTTTGAGTGCCTGAACATGGCAGCTCTCTGGAAACTTCCCATTTTGTTCGTAGTGGAAAATAATAAGTGGGCGATCGGGATGGCCCACGATCGCGCCAGTTCCCAGACGGAAATCTTCAAGAAAGCCAGTGTCTTTGGTATGGCGGGCTATGAAGTGGATGGCATGGATGTCTTGTCCGTGCGGGCGATCGCCCAGGAAGCGGTGGCACGGGCACGGGCTGGGGAAGGCCCCACGTTGATCGAATGCCTAACCTATCGTTTCCGGGGACACTCCTTGGCGGATCCAGATGAATTGAGATCGAAGGAAGAGAAAGATTCCTGGTTCTCCCGTGATCCCATTAAGAAGCTGGCCGCTTACATGATTGAGCAAAATCTGGCGACCCAGCCAGAACTCAAGGACATTGATAAGAAGATCCAGGCCCATGTAGAGGATGCAGTAGAGTTTGCCCTCTCTAGCCCCGAACCCGATCCCAGCGAACTCTATAAGTACGTGTTTGCGGAAGATTAAAGGGCCTGTGGCTCAATGAACTGTTAAGGGTAGGCAAGGGTGGGCGATCGTCCACCCTTTGGGTTTGCGCTAACGGTTATGCGTTAAACGATAGGAGTCTGTCATGTACGAGATTGGTCTTTCGAGTTGGCAAGATTGGGCCACCACGGGGGTATTTCTAGGAGTGTTGGGTGTCGTGGTGTGGCAAATTTTCACCCGTAGATCGCTGTAAGGGTCATCTTGCCCTACTGCCCGAGCTGTTTCTTGGCTTGTTGCCAGAGGGCTTCCAGTTCTGCCAACGAGTAGCTTTCCAACGATCGATCGACGGCCTGTTCCATCTGGCTGAGCCGCTGGATAAAGCGATCGTTCGTTCCCTGAAGCGCTTGCACGGGATCAAGCCCTTGCCAGCGGGCAATTTGCAAGAGGCTAAACAGCAGATCCCCCAGTTCAGATTCCTGCCGTTCCCGACTCTCGTGTTCGATCGCGTGGCGCAGTTCGTCGAGTTCTTCGTGGAATTTTTCCCAGACCCCGTCGATCGATTCCCACTCAAACCCCACCTTGGCCGCTTTCTTGGAAATTTTCATCGTGGCCGTCATGGGGGGGAGCGATCGGGCGTAACGCTTCATCTTTTGGCTGAGCCGCGTTTCTTCCGGCTTTTCCGTGGCTTTAATGGCCTCCCAGTTACGATGCACCTCCTCGGCGTTCTCCACCGAGACTTCTCCAAACACGTGGGGATGGCGGCGGATCAGCTTTTCCGTAATCGTAGTGGCGACTAAAGCTAGATCAAATTGCTGATCATCCTTGGCCACTTGGGCTTGCAAAATCACCTGAAGCAGTAAATCCCCCAATTCATCGGCGATAGCGGTTTGATCCCCAGATTTCAGCGCATCCACCACTTCATAGGCTTCTTCCAAGACATAGGGAATCAGCGTGGTCTGCGTTTGCTCCAAATCCCAGGGACAGCCGCCCTCGGGGTTGCGTAACTGGGCTACGACTTCAATTAGGCGTTGCAGCGCTTCGAGAATTTGGGTTTGGGTCGCTGGAAAATCGGGTTGAATGGCCATAAAAATTCGGGTGCAACGGAGATAGGTGAGCTAGGGGCGATCGTACCGCGCAAAATCGCGCCGTTCACCAATGTAGTGGGTTAGGAATGTAGTGGGTTAGGAATGCAGTGGATTAAGACGGTTTGGTCTTTTTTAAACGACGATTGCGCCATCGCTTCAGCTTCGATCCCACCCAATCGCTGAGGCTATGACTCATGGCTCCTGCTTCCAACCCGACAAAACTCGCTAACCAATATTCTGGATATTGTTGCCAAGATTGCCCGATCGGTTGCCATGCCTGTTGCCATAGGGGCATGGCAAATGCAAGCCAGTCGCCCTGACCGAGAGAATGCCGCGCGATCGACCATCCCAAAATCCCAGAACCCACCACCGTTCCAATCAAAAGGGCTAAGTAGAGTAAGCGTAGGGTGGTTCCGACTAGAAACCCATGGGACAGGATCGATCGATGGTGCAGGCTCTGGCGATAGGGCAACCAAATCCAGCGTAACCAGCCCCAGCGACGATATTGCTGGGAATGAATATCCAAATCCGGGCCAAACATCAGCCCACTGAACAAAAAGCAGCCGGAGGCTACCAAGGCCAGCCCCGCATGATGGGTGATTCCCCAGCCCAGCCCCGCGATCGCAGGCCAACACCACAGGGTAATACTGTCGTGAGTTTTACCGGAGGGCATAGGGTTCCAAAAAAAATCTAAAAAACTGTGTTTTCATCTTACCGAATCCAAAAGTTTCTGCTATATTGTTTATCAGTGAGTTCGGGCGATTAACTCAGCGGTAGAGTGTCTGCCTTACAAGCAGAAGGCCGGGGGTTCAAATCCCTCATCGCCCATATTTTTATTTCTACCTACTACTTTCCGATCCTTCTCAGCTTTAAGGTATGCCTTGGCGATTTAGGTATAGCTGCTTGGGATCATTCGTGCGGCTTTCCCTCAAACATCTGTGGGACAACCGTATAGCCACGATCGCGAAAAACACGCTAGCTTAAACCCAGGGACTCAATTACGGGCGGAGAATAGCAAGATGATCAAACGGTATGGCAGCCGGGTCGGTCAAGTAATGGGGTGGCTGATGGCGGCGGGTGGCAGCGCGATCGCGGTGGGAACGTTGGGCGGTATTATTCTGCTGGGAATTTTGCTCGGTGCCATCTTAGGGATGTCCAAGACGGTAGCCGTAGCTGTACTTCTGTTGGTTTTTCTCCCTTTGCTAATTTTATTTGGTCTGTTACCCGTTGCGTTGGGTGGAGTGATGCTTTTTGCCAGCGATCGGGCGAAAAAAGAAGCCATTCGGGATACATTTTTTCAATTATTGAAAGCAAAAAAAGGTCGCATTACGCTTGTGGAATTTGCCCGAGCCGCCGAGTTGGAACCCTTGGTCGCACGGCAGTACCTCGATCGGTGGGCTAGGGAGTGTAATGCTGATTTCGATGTCACGGAAGCCGGTGAGATCCAGTATGTGTTTGCCTATGAGTCACCGGTGAGCTTGCCGGGAGGGGATTCGCCGTTTCAGGTCTGGCAAGTCTGGATGAAGGATCGCATCAACCTTTCGTAATCGCTATCTTGTCATGGCTCTCCTGTGATGGCTATCCCGTAATGGTTGTTGCAACCCCAGCCGCAGTCATCATCTCATCCCTACACCCATAATCTCCCAACCCACCAGTGGAATTACCCAAGTTCAATCCGCAAAAATTTCATGTCAATGGTGGGATTGATGAAATTTGGGGCACCTTAGACACAACAGCACCCTCTCAAACCCTCAACATTTCAATTTTGCGGCGGGATGGTGCTGAATTCCACATCAGGGTGCCTACAATGCTTCTGTTTCTTCACGTCTCTTCAATTCTCAAATCCTCAACTTTTGCAGTCACTTCAGAGAAATCCTGCTACTATGCATCAACGTGATTCTTGCGGAGTAATCGGTTCATAACCTTACTTGTTGACAGGTTTCGCGTTGCAGGTGAAAACCTAGCTGGCAGCACTATACTGGCTCCACGAGAACAATTTTATTGCAGGAGAAATCGCTCTAAATAGAGACGCTCCTTCAATAGTTATCTTCTACTGTGAAAAGTGAGAAGCAGGAATGGGCGCTTGTTTGATTAAACGATCGGCCAAAATCAATGGGCTGTTAATCAAAGTTCGCCTATGATGAATGCCAATCAAAAGAGTCAGGCAACAGCAGTTATTTCAATCCTGCACTTAGAGTTCTCCAGCAAAAAGTTCTCCAGCGAAATGTCTACCCAGGAAATAGGACACAGATTCTGTTCCTGATCGTCTCAAACTGCCGAATTTAGTTGGCCCTTTTATTGGATTGTGTGGTGAGGAAGCTCGTGAAAAGCGTCAAAAAACGTCCTGTTCCTGCTCGTAGAGTTCCCCCGGGTGCGAAACGACCGGTTCGCAAAACCAACAATAAACGGTTGACTTGGTTGGTGTTTTGTCTGACAGGGGTAGCTATGCTCTCCGCAATGGCAGGTGCGTTATTGGCGGTTTCGTTGGCCAGTACCCCCCTGATGCAGCGCAAGTTCACTTCCCAGGAAGCTTCCATCTTCAATAAAGGGGAAATTGCCAATAGCAGTCTCAAAATGCCAGGGCTGACCCGTCCAGTCAACATTTTGGTTTTAGGGACTAAAGTCCTGACGACTGATGTCCAGGAAGTCCCGGATCATCTGAAGAATCTTAAGTACCATGCTTTGGTCAACTCCTTTGAAGGATTGACTGACACTATGCTTTTGGTGCGGTTTAACCCAGAAAACAAGAAAGTCTCGGTGTTGTCCCTGCCTCGGGATACTAGGGCAGAGATTCCAGGCTATGGGGTGACTAAGCTGAATTCGGCTAACGTCCACGGAGGGCCTGCACTATCCGCCCGATCGGTCAGTCAACTGTTAGGGGGCGTAGGAATCGATCGTTATGTGACGATCAATGTGCAAGGGGTACAAGCCTTGGTCGATGCCCTCGGTGGAGTCACGGTACATGTTCCCAAGGACATGAAATACCGAGACGACAGCCAGCACTTGTATATCAACCTGAAAGCGGGTCGGCAACATTTGAACGGGGAGCAGTTGCTCCAGTTACTACGGTTCCGCTACGATGAATATGGTGATATTGGTCGGATCCAACGCCAGCAAATGGTGATGCGAGCCTTGATGGAACAGGCATTGAACCCCGCAACGATTACTCGCCTCCCCAAAATTCTTTCGGTGATTCAGTCCCACATTGATACCAATCTTTCGGTTGAAGAAATTGCTGCCCTTGTGGGATTTGCAGCGCAGACGAATCGATCTAATACCCAAATGCTGATGCTGCCTGGGGAATTTAGCCATCCTGGAGAATTTGACGCGAGTTATTGGATTCCGACCTATCGCCGGATTCAGGGCCTGATGGCAAGGCACTTTGACTTTGGCTCCGCTGACGAGATCGATAACAATAGTCCTGAGAATTTGCGGGTTACCATTCAAGACAGTACCAAACAGCCTAATACCGCCCAGTCAGTGGTAAAACAGTTGCAAAAGTCGGGGTATGGGGATGTGGGGATTGGTCAACCTTGGAATGAGTCGCTCAGTGTGACTCGGATTGTGGCCCAGCGGGGAGATAGTCAGCAGGCAGAAGCCATACGCAAAGCGTTAGGATTTGGGGAAGTCCGCATCGAAAATACTGGTGATATTGAATCCGATGTAACGATTCAGTTAGGGAAGGATTCCACCCAAGCTTCTAAAAAGTAGGACAGATGTCTGTATTTAGGCAATATTCAGACGATTGTTCCTAACGGTCGTGGCCAACGGCTGGAGGTGATTCAACGAGTCCAGTCGTTGGCCTTGCATTTTATCGATTTTCGCGAAATACCCTATCCGCCATGCTGGGGGGATTGTCAAGACCGTAGTCCCAGGTTCCGCACTGCAAGTAAGCTGCCCAGCACCCCGATCGTACTGCCGAATCCCAATAGGATCACGGGGAGGAGCCACACTTGCCAGGGCGTATTTTGTAACAACAAACTTTGCAGTAAGTCTCCCTGCTGGACTAAAAACTGAGTCAGCGATCGTTGCAGTCCGTGGATCAAGATCCAAGCTGTAGCTGCTCCTACCAAGCCGAAGGCAACTCCTTGCAGCATGAAGGGCAAATAAATCCAGGCACGGGTGGCTCCCACAAGACGCATCACTTCAATTTCCTGTCGCCGTGCAGCAATTACTAAGCGCAGAGTAGTCGTAATCACCGCGATCGCGCTGATGGTTAAAAATCCTGTTACCCCTAAATTGATCCACCCTAAGCCCCGGTTCAAATCCGCCACCTGTTTGACGGCTTCGCCTGCATACTGCACCGTTTCCACCCCCTTGACCTGCTTCAGGGCGGCGGCAACGGTGGCAACGGTGGGTGCTGACTTAGCCTGTACCCGTAATTCATCCACTAGAGGATTTCCGGATAACTGTTGAGTCGCCCCTTGCAAATCCGTCATGCCCAACTCTTTGACCAGGTCTGCCCAGGCTTGCTCCTTGCCGATCGTCTCGACCTTTGACACGTCAGGCAGTTTCTGGACGATCGGCTGAATATCCTTGGCGGCAATCCCTGTTTCCAGGAAGGCCGTCACCTCCAGTTGATTGCCAAATTGATTAAGAAACTGTCCGACC from Alkalinema sp. FACHB-956 includes these protein-coding regions:
- the pdhA gene encoding pyruvate dehydrogenase (acetyl-transferring) E1 component subunit alpha, translated to MVQDRALPTIPTTPATVTREEGLMLYEDMVLGRTFEDKCAEMYYRGKMFGFVHLYNGQEAVSTGVIRAMRPGEDYVCSTYRDHVHALSCGVPAREVMAELFGKATGCSKGRGGSMHLFSAQHRLLGGFAFIGEGIPVATGAAFQSKYRREVMGDASADQVTACFFGDGTSNNGQFFECLNMAALWKLPILFVVENNKWAIGMAHDRASSQTEIFKKASVFGMAGYEVDGMDVLSVRAIAQEAVARARAGEGPTLIECLTYRFRGHSLADPDELRSKEEKDSWFSRDPIKKLAAYMIEQNLATQPELKDIDKKIQAHVEDAVEFALSSPEPDPSELYKYVFAED
- a CDS encoding IMS domain-containing protein is translated as MRIPLDYYRILGLPIQAPAEQLKQAHHDRTLQLPRREYSETAVEARRALLDEGYAVLSNPAQRQAYDARFLTTAYDPDLNLTVEEISEGAAVHRPETASETHTPHIDIAEKHLIGALLILQELGEYELVLKVGRPYLSSGNASLKTGQFGDPKVALADIVLTIALACLELGREQWQQGQYETAAEALETGQELLLREGLFAGVRGEIQSDLLRLRPYRILELLSQPNENHLDRKKGITLLQDMLRERNGIDGNGDDQSGLSIDDFLRFVQQLRDYLTAEEQQVLFEEEAKRPSAVATYLAVYALLARGFAEHQPALIRRAKHMLMKLGGRQDVHLEQAVCALLLGQTEEASRVLELSQEHEPLAFIREQSQGAPDLLPGLCLYAERWLQEEVFPHFRDLVTRRVSLKDYFADGQVQGYLEELPTEGESLNAPAPLWNAKAPAAGHSPAPSAMVPTRSQPLPNARLHPPVDPGHNGVGTGAAAGLVGRSSFETEEESLIGSSDLAIAGMAAGGTALVRPRTSAHPDERPAATGGGSGPRPPRAKREVPVHGEGGQPRRIGKPKPRKKRIPAWLPWAIGLVGVGLLGFLVSRLSRQTVQAPPSPTPSVSIAAAPSPTAGIVQGDLTPETAKQLLELWFTAKRAAMGPGYAADQLSQVLVDPKLSEWQREAAAAQRDAAHVEYEHAVQIENVEMNASDPNTAIVTANVREFRKYYQNNQLAESQTDDLRLRYTLVRQDNQWRISNWQ
- a CDS encoding ABC transporter permease, which codes for MLRSLTKLDYILRETWLGLRRGGWMNWAAISTVTVLLFLFGLSLQTSWQVGQFLNQFGNQLEVTAFLETGIAAKDIQPIVQKLPDVSKVETIGKEQAWADLVKELGMTDLQGATQQLSGNPLVDELRVQAKSAPTVATVAAALKQVKGVETVQYAGEAVKQVADLNRGLGWINLGVTGFLTISAIAVITTTLRLVIAARRQEIEVMRLVGATRAWIYLPFMLQGVAFGLVGAATAWILIHGLQRSLTQFLVQQGDLLQSLLLQNTPWQVWLLPVILLGFGSTIGVLGSLLAVRNLGLRS
- the mazG gene encoding nucleoside triphosphate pyrophosphohydrolase: MAIQPDFPATQTQILEALQRLIEVVAQLRNPEGGCPWDLEQTQTTLIPYVLEEAYEVVDALKSGDQTAIADELGDLLLQVILQAQVAKDDQQFDLALVATTITEKLIRRHPHVFGEVSVENAEEVHRNWEAIKATEKPEETRLSQKMKRYARSLPPMTATMKISKKAAKVGFEWESIDGVWEKFHEELDELRHAIEHESRERQESELGDLLFSLLQIARWQGLDPVQALQGTNDRFIQRLSQMEQAVDRSLESYSLAELEALWQQAKKQLGQ
- a CDS encoding LCP family protein, translated to MKSVKKRPVPARRVPPGAKRPVRKTNNKRLTWLVFCLTGVAMLSAMAGALLAVSLASTPLMQRKFTSQEASIFNKGEIANSSLKMPGLTRPVNILVLGTKVLTTDVQEVPDHLKNLKYHALVNSFEGLTDTMLLVRFNPENKKVSVLSLPRDTRAEIPGYGVTKLNSANVHGGPALSARSVSQLLGGVGIDRYVTINVQGVQALVDALGGVTVHVPKDMKYRDDSQHLYINLKAGRQHLNGEQLLQLLRFRYDEYGDIGRIQRQQMVMRALMEQALNPATITRLPKILSVIQSHIDTNLSVEEIAALVGFAAQTNRSNTQMLMLPGEFSHPGEFDASYWIPTYRRIQGLMARHFDFGSADEIDNNSPENLRVTIQDSTKQPNTAQSVVKQLQKSGYGDVGIGQPWNESLSVTRIVAQRGDSQQAEAIRKALGFGEVRIENTGDIESDVTIQLGKDSTQASKK
- a CDS encoding metal-binding protein; translation: MPSGKTHDSITLWCWPAIAGLGWGITHHAGLALVASGCFLFSGLMFGPDLDIHSQQYRRWGWLRWIWLPYRQSLHHRSILSHGFLVGTTLRLLYLALLIGTVVGSGILGWSIARHSLGQGDWLAFAMPLWQQAWQPIGQSWQQYPEYWLASFVGLEAGAMSHSLSDWVGSKLKRWRNRRLKKTKPS